One part of the uncultured Bacteroides sp. genome encodes these proteins:
- the metA gene encoding homoserine O-succinyltransferase, which produces MPLNLPDKLPAIELLKEENIFVIDNSRASQQDIRPLKIVILNLMPIKITTETDLIRLLSNTPLQLEVLFMKLKSHTSKNTPIEHMMTFYEDFENMKNEKYDGMIITGAPVEQMDYQDVTYWNEITEIFDWARTHVTSTLYICWAAQAGLYHYYGVPKYPLNKKTFGVFAHTSNNMLNPIFRGFDDVFYVPHSRHTEIRREDILKVPELEILSESDGAGVYLVMGRNGREFFVTGHSEYSANTLDEEYKRDLEKGMDIEMPCNYYRDNNPENEPLVRWRGHANLLFANWLNYFVYQETPFNIDDIK; this is translated from the coding sequence ATGCCGTTAAATTTACCTGATAAATTACCTGCTATTGAACTGTTGAAGGAAGAGAATATCTTTGTGATAGATAATTCACGCGCCAGTCAGCAGGATATTCGTCCGCTTAAGATTGTGATTCTCAATCTGATGCCGATAAAAATTACCACAGAAACCGATTTGATTCGCCTGTTATCCAACACGCCTCTCCAATTGGAAGTCTTGTTTATGAAGCTGAAAAGCCATACTTCAAAGAATACTCCTATAGAACACATGATGACTTTCTATGAGGACTTTGAAAATATGAAAAACGAGAAGTATGATGGTATGATTATTACCGGTGCTCCTGTGGAACAAATGGACTATCAGGATGTTACTTACTGGAACGAGATAACGGAAATCTTTGATTGGGCCAGAACTCACGTTACATCTACACTTTATATATGCTGGGCTGCGCAAGCCGGGCTGTATCATTATTACGGTGTGCCTAAGTATCCGCTGAATAAAAAGACATTTGGTGTGTTTGCTCACACCTCCAATAATATGCTTAACCCTATATTTCGTGGCTTTGATGATGTGTTTTATGTACCTCACAGCCGGCATACGGAAATTAGAAGAGAAGATATCTTGAAAGTTCCTGAACTGGAAATTCTTTCAGAGTCAGATGGAGCAGGGGTCTATCTTGTAATGGGAAGAAATGGAAGAGAGTTCTTCGTAACCGGTCATTCTGAATATTCTGCTAATACACTTGATGAGGAGTATAAACGTGACCTTGAAAAAGGAATGGATATAGAGATGCCGTGTAATTACTATCGCGATAATAATCCCGAAAATGAACCATTGGTTCGTTGGCGTGGTCATGCCAATTTGTTGTTTGCTAATTGGCTCAATTACTTTGTATATCAGGAAACTCCGTTTAATATTGACGATATTAAATGA
- a CDS encoding CusA/CzcA family heavy metal efflux RND transporter, whose translation MIERIIQFSIKNKFIIGLFIVALIGWGTYSLTRLPIDAIPDITNNQVQIISIAPSLAVQEVESVITAPIEVAVANIPDIIELRSISRLGLSVVTVVFKDNVDVYWARQQLNERLKEAEEVIPSGLAKIELAPISTGLGEIFQYRLAVEKGYEHKYTPMDLRTLQDWVVRREMLGTPGVAEINSYGGFVKQYEIAVNPERLRAMNLTLTDIFNALEKNNENTGSAYIDKKPTAYFIRGIGLVKTIEDIQKIVVKSNSSGIPVLIRDVAAVQYGNATRYGAFVVDTAESVGGVVMMLKGANAHRVIKDVETRIESIQKSLPKGVKIEPFLNRSDLVGRSISTVSRNLIEGALIVIFVLVLFLGNVRAGLVVASVIPLSMLFALSMMNLFGVSGNLMSLGAIDFGLIVDGAVIIVESVVHHVSKASSKLDGRTLTQDEMDESVFKASSRIRKAAAFGEIIILIVYLPIMALTGIEGKMFQPMAFVVCFAILGAFILSLTYVPMVSALFLDRKTVHKRNFSDKLMDKIHCFFNPIFKLALRRKRTVSISAVVAFVLSMFLFNSLGGEFIPQLEEGDLAAGVITLQGGSLSNTVEVVEKANKILLDNFPEIKHIVCKIGAGEIPTDPTPMETGDYIITLKDKSEWTSAETREELVEKMQDKLIPLAGVKFEFQQPIQMRFNELMSGSKQDVAVKIFGDDLNTLADKAVNVEKIIKEVDGAEDISVEKVTGLAQIQVNYNRDRLAQYGISIDDVNKVLRSAFAGSQAGVVYDEEKRFDLVVRLDKDYRQNLDDVKSLSVVAPNGEQIPFEQLADISIKSGPAQVSREETKRRITIGFNVRNRDVQSVISDVTAKINKQITLPTGYYISYGGQFKNLEAAKDRLAIALPIALLLIFVLLYFTFHSVKQTLLIYTAVPMSAIGGVLALWIRGMNFSISAGVGFIALFGVAVLNGIVLISEFNRLEKDGFEDITERVIKGLQTRLRPVIMTAAAASLGFLPMAISTSAGAEVQKPLATVVIGGLITSTLLTLVVLPVFYVIFSTHSFKALFKRKSMKILSVFMLLLFTAPAFSGMKAQQSKTVSLHDAIQLALDNNLNVRSSAYSVDAQKALKGASWDLGKTSVEMQYGKFNSYTKDNSFTVSQSIAFPTVYINQSKLADAKVKSSEWQLKGSRLETATMVKQVYWQLAFLHSKQRLLSYQDSLYTGFLRAAELRTKVGETNKLEMITARSQSMEIKNQLRQTVSDMDILKRKLQTLLNTDVSYSPADSILKRIEYNPLIDSMAVAQNPSLGYVQQQVQVSQIERKLEKSKMLPDFSIGYSSQTMVGTQDVNGVSRAFGRGDRFNSVQVGVAVPLWFVSGNSKNKAAKISEKIAKTNAESYSKELSGSYRSLLDEYNKYSGSVDYYEKQAIPEANLIIDQSTRSYKSGAMDYFEYVLSLGRALDIKQNYLDALNSYNQTIINIEFITGKIF comes from the coding sequence ATGATAGAACGTATCATTCAATTCTCAATAAAAAATAAATTTATTATTGGGTTATTTATTGTAGCATTGATTGGATGGGGTACATATTCATTGACTCGTTTACCAATTGATGCTATACCTGATATTACGAATAATCAGGTGCAGATTATCTCAATAGCTCCATCGTTAGCCGTTCAGGAGGTGGAAAGTGTAATAACTGCACCAATTGAAGTTGCAGTTGCCAATATTCCCGATATTATAGAGCTTCGTTCTATATCCCGGTTAGGGTTATCGGTGGTTACTGTTGTTTTTAAAGATAATGTTGATGTCTATTGGGCTCGGCAACAACTAAATGAAAGATTGAAAGAAGCTGAAGAAGTTATACCTTCAGGTCTGGCAAAAATAGAATTAGCTCCAATTTCAACAGGGCTGGGAGAGATTTTTCAATATCGCCTTGCGGTTGAAAAAGGTTATGAACATAAATATACCCCGATGGATTTGCGTACACTTCAGGATTGGGTCGTGCGTAGAGAAATGCTGGGAACTCCGGGTGTAGCAGAAATTAATAGTTACGGAGGTTTTGTAAAGCAGTATGAGATCGCTGTAAATCCTGAAAGACTGAGAGCTATGAATCTCACTCTTACAGATATCTTCAATGCTCTCGAAAAGAATAATGAAAATACCGGTAGTGCTTACATTGATAAAAAACCAACTGCATATTTCATCAGAGGTATCGGACTGGTAAAAACGATAGAAGACATTCAGAAAATTGTTGTTAAGAGCAATTCTTCTGGTATTCCGGTGCTGATAAGAGATGTAGCCGCGGTGCAATATGGTAATGCAACCCGGTACGGTGCTTTTGTTGTCGATACAGCAGAATCCGTAGGTGGAGTTGTAATGATGCTTAAAGGTGCTAATGCACACAGAGTGATTAAGGATGTAGAGACCCGGATTGAATCCATACAGAAATCATTGCCAAAGGGAGTGAAGATAGAACCGTTCCTGAACCGATCTGATCTTGTAGGCCGTTCTATAAGTACTGTTTCACGTAACTTGATTGAGGGGGCGCTGATTGTTATTTTTGTTCTTGTGCTGTTCCTTGGAAATGTAAGAGCCGGATTGGTTGTAGCCTCAGTAATTCCGCTATCAATGCTGTTTGCTCTTTCCATGATGAACCTGTTTGGCGTCTCGGGAAATCTAATGAGCTTGGGTGCTATCGACTTTGGTCTGATAGTAGATGGAGCTGTGATTATTGTAGAAAGTGTAGTACATCATGTTTCAAAAGCCAGCTCAAAACTTGATGGACGTACACTCACTCAGGATGAGATGGATGAAAGTGTGTTTAAAGCTTCAAGCCGGATAAGAAAAGCTGCAGCATTTGGTGAGATTATTATTCTGATTGTGTATTTACCAATCATGGCATTAACGGGCATTGAAGGAAAGATGTTCCAGCCTATGGCATTTGTTGTTTGTTTCGCTATTCTTGGAGCATTTATTCTGTCTCTTACTTATGTACCGATGGTTTCGGCTCTTTTCCTTGACCGGAAAACAGTGCATAAACGAAACTTCTCAGATAAGCTGATGGATAAAATTCATTGTTTTTTTAATCCTATCTTTAAGCTTGCTTTAAGAAGAAAACGTACTGTGTCTATAAGTGCTGTTGTGGCCTTTGTTTTAAGTATGTTCTTGTTCAATTCTTTAGGAGGTGAATTTATTCCGCAATTAGAAGAAGGAGATCTTGCTGCTGGTGTTATTACATTGCAAGGAGGTTCACTCTCAAATACAGTTGAGGTGGTTGAAAAAGCAAATAAGATTCTGCTTGATAATTTCCCCGAAATAAAGCATATTGTATGTAAGATTGGTGCCGGCGAAATTCCGACCGACCCTACACCTATGGAAACCGGAGATTATATTATTACACTGAAAGATAAGAGTGAATGGACTTCGGCTGAAACACGCGAAGAATTGGTTGAAAAGATGCAAGATAAGTTAATTCCTCTTGCAGGAGTAAAGTTTGAATTTCAGCAACCTATTCAAATGCGTTTTAATGAATTGATGTCTGGTTCTAAACAGGATGTGGCCGTTAAAATATTCGGTGACGATCTGAATACCTTGGCTGATAAGGCTGTCAATGTGGAAAAAATAATAAAAGAGGTCGATGGTGCCGAAGATATAAGTGTTGAAAAGGTTACGGGATTGGCTCAGATTCAGGTTAATTATAATCGTGATCGTTTGGCTCAATATGGAATCTCAATCGATGATGTGAATAAAGTCCTTCGATCAGCATTTGCGGGTAGTCAGGCCGGAGTTGTATACGATGAAGAAAAACGATTCGACCTTGTTGTTCGTCTGGATAAAGATTACCGCCAGAATTTAGATGATGTAAAGAGCTTATCTGTTGTTGCTCCGAATGGAGAGCAGATACCTTTTGAACAGTTGGCCGATATATCTATTAAGTCTGGTCCGGCACAGGTTTCAAGAGAAGAAACCAAACGTCGTATTACTATAGGGTTCAATGTTCGTAACAGAGACGTTCAGAGTGTTATTAGTGACGTAACAGCCAAGATAAATAAGCAAATAACCCTTCCTACCGGTTACTATATATCTTATGGTGGTCAATTTAAGAATCTTGAGGCAGCTAAAGACAGGCTTGCTATAGCATTACCTATTGCACTGCTTTTAATATTTGTTTTGTTGTATTTTACTTTCCATTCAGTAAAGCAAACTTTATTGATATATACAGCAGTGCCGATGTCGGCCATTGGAGGTGTTCTTGCTTTGTGGATACGTGGAATGAATTTCTCCATTTCTGCCGGAGTAGGTTTTATTGCTCTGTTTGGTGTGGCCGTGCTCAACGGTATAGTGCTGATATCTGAGTTTAACCGACTGGAAAAGGATGGTTTTGAAGATATAACGGAAAGGGTTATTAAAGGATTGCAGACTCGTTTGCGACCGGTTATTATGACGGCTGCTGCTGCTTCTCTGGGGTTCTTGCCTATGGCAATATCCACTTCGGCCGGAGCAGAAGTGCAAAAACCGTTGGCAACGGTGGTAATTGGTGGATTGATTACTTCTACATTGCTGACTCTTGTAGTTCTTCCGGTATTCTATGTTATATTCTCTACTCATAGTTTTAAAGCACTGTTTAAACGTAAATCAATGAAAATACTTTCGGTATTCATGCTCTTGCTTTTTACAGCACCGGCTTTTAGTGGTATGAAAGCTCAGCAATCAAAGACTGTTAGTTTGCACGATGCTATTCAACTGGCATTGGACAACAACCTGAACGTTCGTTCTTCAGCATATTCAGTTGATGCTCAGAAAGCTCTGAAAGGAGCTTCATGGGATTTGGGGAAAACCAGCGTTGAAATGCAGTATGGCAAATTTAATTCTTATACGAAAGATAATAGTTTTACTGTATCGCAGTCTATAGCATTCCCAACTGTTTATATCAACCAAAGTAAACTGGCTGATGCTAAGGTGAAGAGTAGTGAATGGCAACTAAAGGGTTCACGTCTTGAAACTGCAACAATGGTTAAGCAGGTTTATTGGCAGCTTGCTTTTCTGCACTCAAAACAAAGATTACTGAGTTATCAGGATAGCTTGTATACCGGTTTCCTGCGAGCTGCAGAATTACGAACCAAAGTTGGTGAAACCAATAAACTGGAAATGATTACAGCTCGCTCTCAGAGTATGGAGATTAAAAACCAACTGCGCCAAACAGTTTCAGATATGGATATATTGAAAAGAAAGTTGCAGACTCTTTTAAATACCGATGTTTCTTATTCTCCGGCAGATAGTATATTGAAACGAATAGAATATAATCCATTAATTGATAGTATGGCTGTAGCTCAAAATCCATCGCTTGGATATGTTCAGCAACAGGTTCAGGTTTCACAGATTGAAAGGAAGTTGGAAAAAAGCAAGATGTTGCCCGACTTTAGTATCGGTTATTCCAGTCAGACAATGGTGGGAACGCAAGATGTAAATGGTGTATCAAGAGCTTTTGGAAGGGGAGACCGGTTTAATTCTGTACAAGTAGGAGTAGCCGTTCCGCTTTGGTTTGTTTCTGGTAATTCGAAAAACAAAGCTGCCAAAATCTCCGAGAAGATTGCTAAGACTAATGCCGAAAGTTATTCGAAAGAGTTATCAGGCAGTTATCGCTCTTTGCTTGATGAATATAACAAGTATTCCGGTAGTGTAGATTATTATGAGAAGCAGGCTATTCCCGAGGCCAATCTTATTATTGACCAATCTACACGTAGCTATAAATCGGGGGCTATGGATTATTTTGAATATGTACTGAGCCTTGGAAGAGCCTTAGACATAAAGCAGAACTATCTTGATGCTCTTAATAGCTATAACCAAACCATCATTAATATTGAATTTATAACAGGTAAAATATTCTAA
- a CDS encoding efflux RND transporter periplasmic adaptor subunit, protein MSKYKFVTVSFLFVLVTVLAACGGSKKTDEEGKEAEVIPEDIVEMRFDQIKLADIQLGKIETRSLSGTTKVNGVVSVAPQSFATVCAPMGGYVKRTSLLPGTLVHKGQLLAVIENPEFIDLQQSFLEAKNKYKFAVAEHKRHSELYENDVYSQKSMQQNTADYKNLKAQLNALRQKLALIGINPDKLNENSIHSSTSIVSPITGYVKAVNVNIGKYVTPSDIMFEIVNNDKLFLELTLFEKDAAKVSKGQKINFLINNESDQHEAIVFQTGKSVSGDKTYKVYANVVSKCKNVIPGMYVNAAIETFGNKVTALPSEAIVSFDDKDYIFVFDKNKQESGKSFTEYRMVEVRKGVTDSGYTEVVLPEDFDVNTTKVVIKGAYNLLSAKKNAGEMSC, encoded by the coding sequence ATGTCAAAATATAAATTTGTCACTGTTTCTTTTCTGTTTGTGTTAGTTACAGTGTTAGCTGCATGTGGAGGAAGTAAAAAAACAGACGAAGAAGGTAAAGAAGCCGAAGTTATTCCGGAAGATATTGTAGAAATGCGCTTTGACCAGATAAAACTGGCCGATATTCAGCTTGGGAAAATAGAGACTCGTTCTTTAAGTGGTACTACTAAAGTAAACGGTGTAGTATCTGTTGCACCACAAAGTTTTGCCACTGTTTGTGCTCCAATGGGCGGTTATGTGAAGAGGACTTCACTTCTGCCTGGTACTCTGGTTCATAAAGGGCAATTACTTGCTGTGATTGAAAATCCAGAGTTTATTGATCTTCAACAGAGTTTTCTTGAAGCAAAAAACAAATATAAGTTTGCGGTGGCAGAGCATAAGCGCCATTCTGAATTGTATGAGAATGATGTCTATTCTCAAAAAAGCATGCAACAGAATACTGCCGATTATAAAAATTTAAAGGCACAGTTAAATGCTTTAAGACAAAAGCTTGCTCTTATAGGCATAAATCCCGATAAATTGAATGAAAACAGTATTCATTCTTCTACTTCCATCGTATCTCCTATAACGGGCTATGTAAAAGCTGTAAATGTTAACATAGGAAAGTATGTTACTCCGTCCGATATTATGTTCGAGATAGTAAATAATGATAAGCTCTTCCTGGAGCTCACTCTTTTTGAAAAAGATGCAGCAAAGGTTAGTAAAGGACAAAAAATCAATTTCCTTATCAATAATGAATCAGATCAGCACGAAGCTATTGTATTTCAAACCGGAAAATCAGTAAGTGGAGACAAAACTTATAAAGTTTATGCCAATGTGGTGAGCAAATGTAAGAACGTTATTCCCGGAATGTATGTAAATGCTGCTATCGAAACATTTGGTAATAAAGTAACTGCTTTGCCTTCCGAAGCTATTGTTAGCTTTGACGATAAAGATTATATCTTTGTTTTTGATAAGAATAAGCAGGAAAGTGGGAAATCATTTACTGAATATCGCATGGTCGAAGTGCGTAAAGGTGTTACAGATAGCGGTTATACTGAAGTTGTATTGCCTGAGGACTTTGATGTAAACACTACCAAGGTAGTTATTAAAGGTGCTTATAATTTACTCTCTGCAAAGAAAAATGCAGGAGAAATGAGTTGCTAG
- a CDS encoding type 1 glutamine amidotransferase domain-containing protein — translation MKILFVLTSHDELGNTGHKTGFWVEEFAAPYYTLSDAYASITIASPKGGQPPIDPKSELLDFQTPATVRFYKDEALKEKLAHTLKLSEVNPADYDAVFYPGGHGPLWDLANDKNSIKLIEDFYAASKPVAFVCHAPGVLINVKAPNGEPLVKGKEVTGFSNSEEEAVQLNKIVPFLLEDEIQKLGGHYSKGHDWGSYIRKDGLLITGQNPASSEAVAKELLKVLH, via the coding sequence ATGAAAATATTATTTGTACTTACTTCCCACGATGAGCTGGGAAATACCGGACACAAAACCGGATTCTGGGTAGAAGAATTTGCTGCACCATATTATACTCTCTCTGACGCTTATGCTAGTATCACGATTGCTTCGCCTAAAGGCGGGCAACCACCAATTGATCCTAAAAGTGAATTGCTCGATTTTCAGACACCGGCCACTGTGAGGTTTTATAAAGACGAAGCGCTGAAAGAAAAACTTGCTCATACGCTGAAACTAAGCGAAGTGAACCCGGCAGATTATGATGCTGTTTTTTATCCCGGCGGACATGGACCACTATGGGATTTGGCAAACGATAAAAACTCCATTAAACTGATTGAAGATTTTTATGCTGCCAGTAAACCTGTTGCATTTGTGTGTCATGCTCCCGGTGTACTTATCAACGTAAAAGCTCCTAATGGGGAACCGTTGGTAAAGGGCAAAGAAGTTACCGGATTCTCCAATTCGGAGGAAGAAGCCGTGCAACTAAACAAGATTGTTCCGTTCTTGCTGGAAGATGAAATACAAAAGTTAGGCGGCCATTACAGTAAGGGGCACGATTGGGGCTCGTACATCAGGAAAGATGGATTACTAATTACGGGACAGAACCCAGCCTCATCTGAAGCTGTAGCCAAGGAATTACTGAAAGTATTGCACTAA